GTAAAGCTAATAAAACCCACAGAAAATGGGTTTGAAAACAGGGGTCATTTCACGATTAAGGGTAGTAAAAAGGGTCATTTTGCACATCCAGTAATTAAAGATGGAAGACTTTATGTGAGGCATGAAAACTCACTTTTTGTATACGATATTGCTAAAAAGTAATTTTTTAAAATTTTAAAAAGAACCTAGAATGGTCTTTTAAACTAAAGGCTAATTCTGGGTTCTTTACTTTTCCATAACTAATATTAATATCTGCTAGTATTCTTGTTTTGATTCGTACTAGTTTATAATAATTTTGCAACTTGAATTAACCACAATCAACATAAAGAATATGAAAACTAGAAATCTTTTAATAATTAATGTATTTGTATTGTTGTCTATTGCTTGCAGCAGTGGCTATGCACAAACTATCAGCGAATGGAGAGGTTTGGGCAGAACAGGAGTTTATAATGAATCTGGTTTGCTTAAGGTTTGGCCCGAGAATGGCCCTCAGCTAATGTGGTCAAACGAAAACCTACCTCAGGGCTATTCATCGATGTCAGTCGCAAACGGTATTGTGTACCTCACTGGCATAAAGGACAGTATGGACGTGTTAGTTGCCTTTGATATGATTGGAAACATTAAATGGCAAACCCCTTATGGTCATACTTGGGTTGGTTCATTCCCCGAAAGCCGTTCGACTCCTACTGTTGAGGGGGATAGGGTCTATGTTACGAGTGGATTAGGGTATATTGCTTGTTTAAATGCTATATATGGGCAAGTTATATGGCAAGTTAATGGATATAAAAAGTTTGGAGGCAGGTTTGGTAGCTGGGGCTATACAGAATCACCACTCATTGTTGATAATAAGGTAATATTTACTCCCTGTGGGGAGAATACAACAATAGTTGCTTTAGATAAAAATACTGGAGAAACTATTTGGCAGAGTAAAAGCATGAAGGATACTGTTGCTTACGTATCTCCTTTGTTGGTTAAAGAAGGTGAAAAGAATTTAATTATTACAATTACAGGTACATATTTGCTGGTTGTTGATGCTGATAATGGAGAAATCTTAAGTAGCAGCAATTATGCAGGACTCAAAAATGAGAAATCGATAAAAGCATGGCCGGGTGCTCCTTATACTAATACAAATACTCCAATTTATAAGGATCATAAGATATATATCACAGGAGGTTATGATCACGTAGGTGCTATGTATAGCCTATCCAACGATTTCAAAACCTTAACTTTGAATTGGACTGATGAAACCCTCGATGTTCATCATGGAGGCGTAGTTTTGGTTGATGGGTATTTATATGGATCAAACTGGATTAATAATAAGATAGGTAAGTGGTGCTGCATTGACTGGAATACTGGAAAAACAATGTACGAAAAGGATTGGAAGACTAAGGGTTCAATAATAGCAAATGACGGGTTGCTTTACTGCTACGAAGAGAAAACAGGCTACATTGCCCTTGTTAAGGCTACTCCAGAAGATTTTGCAATTGTTAGTTCCTTCCAAGTTCAATACGGAAAAGGTCCTTGCTGGTCACATCCTGCAATCAGCAATGGTGTTCTTTATTTAAGACATGGAAGTGCCCTGATGGCATACAAAATAAAGTAATTTTAGAGTTAAACGGATTTGTTTTATTATTGTCTAAATTGGGGGAAGGAGATTTCCTGAAGGGCTTAAAGATTAAACAAATCCGTTTTGCTTTTTATAAAATCATAGATTAGGCTAGAAAACTAATGAAACCCATTGAGAAGTATATAATTTCAGTAATAGTATTTGTCTCGTTATTCGCTTTTATATTCTGGTTTTTGAAAAATCCTGTAAAAGAATTCAGAGTAAGTGTACCTGGTCAGGATAATAGACCCAATAAGGGTTCAGATACAAGTGAGGTTATTAAGATTGGAGAGACTTTCGTTGAGTATACATCTGTAACATCAGGATTAACTGGGAAATGGACTCAATTTAGAGGCGCTGATTTTGATAATATCAACAAAGAAAATATCAAACTTATTGATAAGTGGGGAAAGGAGGGGCCAAGGATTACTTGGAAAGTTGATTTGGGCGAAGGTCATGCTGCACCCGTTGTCTTTAATGGTAAAGTATACCTACTTGATTACAACGAGGCGAAAAAATCAGATGCATTAAGATGTTTTTCATTGGAAACAGGAAAGGAATTATGGCGACGTTCGTATAAGGTGCATATCAAACGTAACCATGGAATGTCTCGTACAATACCTGCAATTAACGAAAAATATATTGTGACAATTGGTCCAAGATGTCAGGTTATGTGTGCCAATCCTCAAACTGGAGAATTGCTTTGGGGTGTAGATTTAGTTAAGGAGTACAAAACCGAAGTACCTTTCTGGTATACAGGTCAATGCCCATTTATTGAGAATGATATTGCGGTTATTGCACCGGGTGGAACTTCATTGCTGATTGGTATAGATTGTGCAACAGGTAAGGTGGTATGGAAAACCCCAAACCCAGATAATTGGAAGATGTCGCATTCATCGGTTATGCCAATGGTATTGGGCGGTAAAAAGATGTATGTTTATGCTGCTGTAGGTGGAATTTGTGGTGTTTCTGCTGATGGTGATGATAGAGGGCAGATACTATGGAAAACCATGGAATTTGCCCCATCGGTTGTTGCTCCATCACCACTAATTCTTGATAATGGAAAGATTTTGATCACAGCAGGTTATGGTGCAGGTTCTATGCTTCTTCAATTGGTTAAGAATGGTGGATCCTTTAATGTTAAGGTATTGCAGAAATACAGACCTTTAGAAGGACTTGCATCCGAACAGCAAACACCAATTTTTATGGGAGGCTATATCTTTTCGATTCAACCTAAGGATGCGGGTGGTTCACGTAATCAGTTTATTTGTTGTAAGGCTGATGATTGTAAAAAAATTCTTTGGACAAGCGGTAAAACAGATAGGTTTGGACTTGGTCCATATACTGTTGCCGATGGAAAGTTTTTTATCCTTAATGATGATGGTGTATTAACCATTGCAAAAGCAACCACATCAGGATGGGTTCTAATGGATAAAACAAATATTATTGAAGGGCAAGATTCATGGGGTCCAATTGCCATTGCCGATGGGCGATTACTGATGAGAACCTCTAAACAGATGGTTTGTATTGATATAAGAGCAAATAACTAATTTTGGAATAATCCTTTTCAATCTCTTTTTGAAAAGAAGTGAATACAAGTATTGAGGAGTTATGGATAGACCAGAATCCCCTCCTTTTTTAAGGAGGGGTAGGGGAGGTAAATTGATAACTATGCAAATTCATAATAGACAAGAATTAAAGGAGAATCGTAGGAGTTTACGTTCCAATCTAACTCCTGCAGAGATTAAATTATGGAATGTCTACAGAATAAACAGTTAGATGGTAGAAAGTTTAGACGTCAGCATAGT
This window of the Bacteroidales bacterium genome carries:
- a CDS encoding PQQ-binding-like beta-propeller repeat protein; its protein translation is MKTRNLLIINVFVLLSIACSSGYAQTISEWRGLGRTGVYNESGLLKVWPENGPQLMWSNENLPQGYSSMSVANGIVYLTGIKDSMDVLVAFDMIGNIKWQTPYGHTWVGSFPESRSTPTVEGDRVYVTSGLGYIACLNAIYGQVIWQVNGYKKFGGRFGSWGYTESPLIVDNKVIFTPCGENTTIVALDKNTGETIWQSKSMKDTVAYVSPLLVKEGEKNLIITITGTYLLVVDADNGEILSSSNYAGLKNEKSIKAWPGAPYTNTNTPIYKDHKIYITGGYDHVGAMYSLSNDFKTLTLNWTDETLDVHHGGVVLVDGYLYGSNWINNKIGKWCCIDWNTGKTMYEKDWKTKGSIIANDGLLYCYEEKTGYIALVKATPEDFAIVSSFQVQYGKGPCWSHPAISNGVLYLRHGSALMAYKIK
- a CDS encoding PQQ-binding-like beta-propeller repeat protein; amino-acid sequence: MKPIEKYIISVIVFVSLFAFIFWFLKNPVKEFRVSVPGQDNRPNKGSDTSEVIKIGETFVEYTSVTSGLTGKWTQFRGADFDNINKENIKLIDKWGKEGPRITWKVDLGEGHAAPVVFNGKVYLLDYNEAKKSDALRCFSLETGKELWRRSYKVHIKRNHGMSRTIPAINEKYIVTIGPRCQVMCANPQTGELLWGVDLVKEYKTEVPFWYTGQCPFIENDIAVIAPGGTSLLIGIDCATGKVVWKTPNPDNWKMSHSSVMPMVLGGKKMYVYAAVGGICGVSADGDDRGQILWKTMEFAPSVVAPSPLILDNGKILITAGYGAGSMLLQLVKNGGSFNVKVLQKYRPLEGLASEQQTPIFMGGYIFSIQPKDAGGSRNQFICCKADDCKKILWTSGKTDRFGLGPYTVADGKFFILNDDGVLTIAKATTSGWVLMDKTNIIEGQDSWGPIAIADGRLLMRTSKQMVCIDIRANN